TGGGACATTCGGGTTGACCGCCGGCAACGCCCTGCGCTCTCCCCGGCCGTCCGGGACGTTGGGAGATCGAAGGACGTACCGACGGACTTCATCCGCCGGTCGCGATACTCTACCCGGGGAGAGGATGACTCGATGGCCGAGTGGAAAGTGCCCAGGGCAAGAAGATCGTCCCGCGCTGTCGATCCCGCACCTCGCCGAACGACGAAAGGGTAGGCGATGTACGAACCCTGTGTGCGCGCGCAACGCCGGCATCGGCGCTGGCTGGGGCACCCCGGCGGGGTAGGGAGAGCACCAGCGGATGTCGCGAAGGTGCCGCCGAAGTCATCGTGGACTACGGAAAGGAGTGACGCATGAGCAGGGTACGGGTACTGGTTGGCACGCGCAAAGGCGCTTTCGTTCTCACGTCCGATGGGAACCGCAAGACATGGGACATTACGGGCCCCCACTTTGCGGGCTGGGAGATCTATCACCTCAAGGGGTCTCCCGTCGACCCGAATCGGATCTATGCGTCGCAGTCCAGCGGCTGGTTCGGACAGTTGATTCAGCGCTCCAATGACGGTGGCAAAACGTGGGAGCCGGTGGGAAACCAGTTCGCGTACGACGGCATTCCCGGCACGCACCAATGGTACGATGGCACGCCGCATCCTTGGAAGTTCGCGCGAGTCTGGCATCTCGAGCCATCGCTGACCGATCCGGACACCATTTACGCCGGGGTTGAAGACGCCGCGCTGTTCCGCTCGACCGACGGCGGGCAAACGTGGCAGGAACTCTCCGGATTGCGCGGTCACGGCTCAGGGGCCTCCTGGGCACCAGGCGCCGGCGGGATGTGCCTGCACACGATTGTTCTGGATCCGACCAATCCCAGCCGAATGTTCATCGCCATCTCAGCGGCGGGGGCGTTCCGGACCGACGACGCGGGCAAGACGTGGCGGCCGGTGAACCGCGGCTTGCAATCCGTCGGCATCCCCGATCCAAAGGCTGAGGTCGGCCATTGTGTTCATCGCATCGCCATGCACCGGTCGCGCCCCGGCGTGCTGTTCATGCAGAAGCACTGGGACGTCATGCGCAGCGACGACGCCGCCGAGTCGTGGCAAGAGGTCAGCGGGAACCTGCCAACCGACTTCGGCTTTCCGATCGACGTGCACGCGCACGAGCCGAACACCATCTACGTGGTTCCGATCAAAAGCGACTCTGAGCATTTCCCCCCCGACGGGAAACTGCGTGTATACCGCAGCCGAACGGGCGGAAACGAGTGGGAGGCCCTGACGAAAGGTCTGCCGCAGCGCGACTGCTATGTCAACGTGCTGCGTGAGGCCATGTCTATTGACTCACTCGATTCGTGTGGGGTGTACTTCGGCACCAGCGGTGGGCAGGTGTACGCATCGGCCGACGCGGGGGACAGCTGGGCGCCAATCGTCCGAGATCTTCCGGCCGTGCTGTCCGTGGAAGTCCAAACGGTGCCATGATCCGAGTCGTGCTTCCCGCACATCTGCGGAAGCTCGCGAAAGTCGACGGGGAAGTGGCGCTCCACATCGAAGGTCAGGTGACCCAGCGCTCGGTGCTCGATGCGCTCGAGGCTCGCTATCCGATGTTGCGCGGGACGATCCGCGACCACGTCACGCACGAGCGCCGAGCGTTCCTGAGGTTCTTTGCCTGCGCACGGGATCTGTCGCATGAACTTCCTGACGCCCCGCTGCCCGATGCGGTGGCGATGGGGGTCGAGCCTTTTCTGGTCGTCGGAGCCATGGCAGGGGGCTAGAGATCGGCAGAACGATGGGTGCCACGCGGCTGCGTGTTGACCCGCCGACCCGCTTGTTTGTGAAAAAGTGCTCTCGGTCCGCCCGGCGTCCAATGGCGGGGGCGGTCACCGCGCCCGCCCCTCCACGGCACGGGACTGCCTGATCGTCTCCCAGTACCGCTCCCAGGCCCCGCCGACTTCCTCTTCGCTGAGGCCGGTGTCGTAAGCGGGCGAGACGAGCGGTGCGGCGCGTTCGACGGTCATCACGACAACCGACCTGATCCGCTTGCCCAGATCGTGTACTGTACCGCGACGGGTGTCTCCCGATTGGTACCCGCTGATGATCTGATCGAACACCGGTCCGTCGGTGAGCACCTGCGCCGTGCCCTTGAATCGGTATCCTTTGCGTATCACCGGGTCCACGACATTGATTTCCATGGCCGGGTTGGTCCTGAGATTGGCCAGCGTGCCCGGGGATCGGATCTCCGCGAAGACGAGATGGTTATCATCCCAAACCGCGGTCGTGCCCTTCGGTGAGAGGTTGGGGGTGCCGTCCGGGCAGACGGTGGCGACGAACCCCAACCGCTGCTCGCGGACGACCCGCTTCATGTCCTCGGTGAGGATTCCCATGGGCCCACCTCCTCGGTGCTGGTGTCCGTTCCTCATGATACTCCGATCACCTGTGGGAGCGCGAGGGCGGGGTGCGATAATAGGGGGAGACGACTTGGCCCATCGGCTGCGTGCGGCCGGGGGTCAGTGTGGAGGGGACAATGACCAAACTGTACATCGCTACCGGCGACGCGCTCGTCGTGGTGGCTCACCGAGGAGGGAAGTGGGAGGCGGAGCTTCAGATGGTGCGGTTGCCCACGCAGTGCGTCGCCGCGGACCCAGTGCGCGGGGAGAGAGTGTACTGCGGGACGTTCGGCCGGGGGTTGTGGGCGAGCTCCGATGGCGGAGGCTCCTGGCGGCCCGTCGGAGACGGGATCGCCCACGCGGAAGTCATGGCGGTCGCGGTCAGCTCCCTCGAACGTGCCGGGGGGGACGGCGTGGTCTGGGCGGGAACCGAGCCGAGCGCTCTGTTCCGGTCAGAAGATGGGGGGCGGGTGTGGCGGGAGCGCCCCAGCCTCCGGGCGTTGCCATCGGCGGCCACCTGGAGCTTTCCCCCGCGTCCATGGACGCACCACGTCCGCTGGATCTCCCCCGACCCGACGGTCGCGGGTCGGGTGTTTGTTGCGATCGAACTCGGGGGGGTGATGCGCAGCGTGGATAGCGGACTGACCTGGGAAGACCGGAAACCCGGTGCGCAACCCGACGCGCATACCCTCGCGACCCACCCCCGTGCCCCGGGGTTGATCTGTGAAGCCGCAGGCGGGGGGTACGCCGTGAGCCGGACGGGAGGAGCCGCGTGGGTCCCGGATGACGACGGGCTCGGATGCGGCTACCTCTGGGGGCTCGCCGTGGATTCCGGGAACCCGGATACGGCGGTGGTTTCCGCGGCGCCCGGCCCGCGCCAAGCCCACCACCCCGAACACGCTTACTCGACCGTCTATCGGAAGTCCGCCGGAGGGGCCTGGCAGGAGGTCTGCTTGGGGCTCCCCGAGCGGCGCGGCCGGCGGGTGGTGACCCTGGCCGCCCATGCCGCCGAGCCGGGGGTCTTCTATGCGGCGGTGCAGGAGGGCGCGCTCTACCGCTCGGAGGACGCGGGGGCGTCCTGGGGACGCCTCGACGTCACGTGGCCCGGCGATTATCGGTTCCACCAGGTACATGGCCTTGCCGTCGTGGCCGCGTGAGCTCGCCGGGCTCGCGGAAGCGACGGAGGGCGAAGAGTTCGATCGGCTGTGCCGTTGTGCCCAGAAGGGCGAGATCGGCCAGCACCTCTCCAACGACGCTGGCGAATTTAAATCCGTGTCCCGAGAACCCACAGGCGACGATGACGTTGTCGTGGGCCGGATGACGGTCGAGGATGAAGTGTAGGTCCGGCGTATTGGTGTACATGCAGGTGGCGGTCGCGAGCAGCGCGCCCGGGGCGTCCGGCATCACCTTCGCCACGTGCTCCCGCATCCGCGCTTTTTCGTCTTCGCCGACCTGGCGGCGGATCGTCTGCGGCGTCGTGACCTCGGCGAAGACGTGGTGAAACGCGACCTTGAGCCCCTGGCCATCGAGGTAGGGAAAGCCATAGGCGTAGTTCCCGTGGTCTTCCCACAGGTAGATCGGCAAACGCTTGAACTCCTCGACGTGCGCGCGGGGTTCAAACCAATATAGGACCGCGCGCGCTACCTCCAGCGGCACACCGAGATCTTTGATCGTTTGATCGGTCCAGGGCCCCGCGGTCATGACCAGGCGCCCGGCCTGGTACGTCCCCTGTGTGGTGCGAACGCTGACCCCGGTTGGACCGGCGCTCCAGGATAAGACGGTCTCGTCGAAATGCAGATCGGCCCCGCGGCGCTTGGCCAGGTCGACGTGCGTACGCACGACCTGCTCCGGGTTGAGGATCCCCGCCTCGTACTCGAGCAGCGCGACCTGGCCGGCCTCCGGCCGAAGCACCGGGTACCGAGCCCGGATCTCCTCGGCGGTTAGCATGGCGTGGGGAATGTTGTGCATTCGGGCGCTTCGGGCCGCGCCGACCACTCCCTCGGCGTCGGGCGCTCCGAGGTGAAGCGCCCCCGTCTTGGTGAGGAGGGTCGTCCCCGCCTCGCGCTCCAGCGCGTGCCAGAGGTCGTACGCACGGAACAGGAGCGGCACGTAGTCCGGGCTTTCGTAGTAAGCTTGGCGAATCACCCGGGTGCGCCCGTGTGATGAGCCACGATCATGGGCGATCCCGAACTGCTCGATGCCCAACACGCGAGCCCCGCGCCCGGCCAAGTGATACGCGGCGGCGCTCCCCATTCCGCCGACACCCATCACGATAACGTCGTAGACCGCCATGCTGCTCCTTTCGACCGACCCGCCCAGAGGATTCGCGGTCAGTCAGCGAACGGCCCGCAAAGTGGAAGACCCAGGCCGCCGTCTGGTATACTGCAGTGTGGGTGCGGCCCCATCGTCTAGAGGCCTAGGACGCGGCCCTCTCAAGGCCGAAACGGGGATTCGAATTCCCCTGGGGCCACCACTTGAGATTCTGCCATATTTTATGCGGTTTTCCAAGTATAGGTCCAAGACATCCCTCCTCAGTACCGGTGCTTCGGACCAGAGAGACGGTCACGGCCCGCCTGTCGGATCCGGACCCCGGTCACCTCTAATTTCTTGATCTTGGTCCTTCTTATTGGACCCACAGAGAGGGGTTTTTCACCTCTATCCAGTATTCGGAGACTCACTCAACCCCACGGGCATTCCCGTCATCGCCCGCGCGCAAGCAGTTCTGCAGTCTGATTGCATCCGGGGAGGGACTTCACGGTGCATCCTACTACGGGGAGCGCATAGTGTCCGTGAAGGTTGGGTTGATCGGCGCCGGGGGAATGGGGCGCCGGCACCTTGAGGTGCTCTCGCGCGATCCGCGGGTGGAGATTGTCGCGATCGCAGATGAGGATGAGTCGGCCGCGCGCTCGGCGGCGCGGGCCTTCGGTGGCCAACCCTGCCGGACCGCGACCGATTTGGCCGAACTGGGGGCCGACGCCGCCTACGTGACCCTCCCGAACAAATATCATGGTGCGGTGGTTCTGGAAGCGATCGATAGGGGATTGCACGTGTTCTGTGAGAAACCGATGGCCACGACCCTGGGCGAGGCGCGGCAGATTGCGGCTCGGGTGCGCGGCTCCGGGCGCATTTACCAGATGGGGTTCAACCGCCGCTTCGCACCAGCCTACCGCTACCTCAAGGAGCAGATCGACTTTGGGTTCGTCCCGTTCTCGGCGAACGTGAAGATCACCGATGGGGACATGCTCACCCCGTCCTGGTACATTGACACAGCGCTCACCGGTGGATTTTTATTCGACTGCGCCGTGCACATGATCGATCTCGTCGGCTGGCTCATCGGCCCGGTGCGTTCGGTGGCCGCGCTCGGCCGGCAAAGTTGCTATCCCGACTACGACGACATCGCGATGCTGCTGCGTTGCGAGGGCGACCGGCCAGTCGCACTGACCACCTGCGGGCACGCGTCGTGGGCCAGGCCGACGGAACGCATCGAGCTCTACGGGGACCACGCGCTTCTCGAATCCGAGGACCGGGACCGGGCGCGGCACGCGACGCGCGAAGCCCCCGAGGCGGAGTGGCGCGTTTTTACGTCGCCGGACGAGGTGACGGCACTCGGGTACGTCTCCGAGGATCGGGCTTTCATCGACGCCTGCCTGGGCGAGGGACCGCCCCCGGTCACCGTTGACGACGCGCTTCATAGCATCGCCGTCGTCTCCGCCGCGTACACCAGTTTGGGTGCGGGCGGCCGGCCGGAGCCGATCGCGGACCAATGAGTTTACATGGTAGGTCGACCGGAAGCTCCGAAGCGGGGTGTGCCGGAACAGCAGTCCATTAGGAGAGAACGATCTAGGCGTGAGAGAGCAGAGGAGGGGGGACGATGAGGAAATTGGTTGGGCTTGTAGCAGTGGTGGTGATTGGGCTTCTGGGTTCGGTGAACCCCTCAGCCTGGGCGGTCAACCCCGTAGGGGGTGGAAACTTCAACGTGCAGAGTCACGTCGACCTACGGACGCTGACCCGCGCCAACTTCAATCAGGTCCTCGCGCCGGTTGCCAAGGGACAGAGCGTCGTCTTCTATGACTTCGCCGACACGCTGTGCGAACTGCTGGCAAAAGAGGTGGGCGACTGGAGCCGCTCGAGCGGGGTCGGAGTCAAGCACGTCTGTGTGGACGGCGACGCGGCGACTCAGCAGTTGATCGCCGAACACCAGGCCGGCAAGCCACCTTCTGCCGATTTGTTCTTTTTGCCAAACAACAACGTCCGGCTTATGACCGGTGCTGGCCTGGTCGCCAACATCGCCCTCGTCGACCTGCTCCCAAATGCGCGCGACGTCGATTCGTCTGTCGCCCGCGAGTCGCGCGGCTACCTGCACGGCGGCACGGCGCTGCCCTTCCACCGGAATCAAACGGTCGTCGCCTACAACAGCCAGTTCGTATCCAAACCACCCGACACATTTGGCGCGCTGTACGATTTTGCCAAGAGCAACCCCGGGAAGGTTGCGATCACGACCCCCAATCGGGGTGGCAGCGGTTCGGGCTTCCTCGAATCCGCGCTGCTGGCGTTCGCGCCCCAGTGCAAGAAGGATCTATACTCCTACGACCTCAGCGACGCCCAGGCGCAGGCGATTGCCGTGAAGTGCATGGCGCCCGTCCTCGACTACTTCAAGAAGCTCAAGCCTTACGTCACGTTTACCAACGGCAATGAGGCGTCCGTGCAGGCTCTCGCCAACAACAGCGCGTACATCGCGACCGTGTGGGAGGACGATCTCTACACGCTAGCGTCGAAGGGGCTTGTTCCGCCATCCGTGCACCCGAATCTGCTCGCGAGCGGCGAGGTCGGTGACGGGGACGCGATGGTCGTCGTTGCGGGGACACAGAAGCTTGAGGCCGCGTTGCTGCTGGCCGATTTCCTAATGAGCGACAAGGTCCAGATCGACAAGCTCGAGCAGACTGGCAGCCGGACGGCGCGCGTTGCCCTCAAGACGCGCGGACAGATCCCGGCCAATATGGCGTCATTTCTCCTCCCGGACACGATGTACCACGAGCGGACGCGGACGAGGATTAACGGTGTCGTCTCCGACGCTGCCGTGAAGATCTTCATCCAACAGATCCTCCAGTAAGATGGCCCAGGTGGAGCTGCGCGGCGTGACCAAGGCCTATGGGGCCGCGGCCGCCGTGCAGGACGTGCACCTTGAGGCCCAGGATGGCGAGTTCCTGACGATCCTGGGGCCATCGGGGTGCGGCAAGACGACGACGCTCCGCATCATCGCTGGGCTGCTGGATCCCGACGCCGGGGAGGTGCTGATCGATGGCCGGCCGGTTCACCACCTCCCCGCGCACCGCCGGGAGACCGCGATGGTGTTTCAGTCCTACGCGCTGTTCCCGCACATGACTGTTGCCGAGAACGTCGCCTTCGGCCTCCGGATGCGGCGGGTGCCGGCAGAGGAGCAACGGCTGCGGGTCGACGAAGCGCTTCGGATGGTCGAGCTGAGCGGCCTTGGGGACCGGTATCCACGAGCTTTGTCGGGGGGGCAGCAGCAGCGCGTTGCCGTCGCGCGGGCGGTCGTGACGCGCCCCAAGGTGCTGTTGTTTGACGAGCCGCTCAGCAATCTGGACGCGAAACTGCGGGAACGCCTCCGCTTGGAACTTCGGACGCTTCAGCAGCGGCTCCGGGTAACAACGATCTATGTGACCCACGACCAAGCAGAGGCCCTCGTGCTTTCCGACCGAATCGTTGTGATGAACCGCGGACGGGTGGTCGAAGTGGGGGCGCCGCAGGAGGTCTACCGGCGGCCGCGGGCACGGATCACCGCGGAGTTCCTCGGTGTCGCCAACTTAATCGAGGCGACCGTGGCCGGAACCGAAGGCAACCGGTATATTGCCCAGACGGCGGTGGGTCGGTTGGAGGTGGTATGTACGGACCGGCTAGCGCGCGGCGATGCAGTCACGCTGTCGTTCCGGCCCGAGGACATCCGCGTCGGCCCGGGCCAGGTCAACTGCCTCTCCGGTGCGGTTCAGCAGGCCGCTTACCTCGGCTCGATCACCGACTATGTCATTCGCGTAAGTGACGTCCTGCTCCGCGTGCAAGAGCCAGGCGCGCCGGCCCATCGGGTCGGTGAGACCGTGAGCCTCGTGCTCCCGGAGGGCCCCGCGGTCATCCGGGAGCGGTAGACGTGATCCAGGCGCCCTCCGCAGTGCTCTCCCCCCTCGATCGGTCGCGCCGGGCGGCGCGGCGCCGGCGGGAGCAGTGGGTCAACCTGCTCCTGCTCCTTCCCGGCGTGGGATTTCTGGCGCTCTTTCTCGTGGTGCCGCTTGCCCAGGTTTTCCTGCGGAGCGTTGGCCTAGCGGCCGTCGGCCAGGCCGCCCGCTTCACCTGGGACTATTACCGCCAGTTCTGGACCGAGGCCCAGTACCGCGACGGCTTTTTCTTCAGCCTCTGGCTCGGCGTGGCATCGACCGTGATCAGCCTCGCAGCGGCGCTCGTGTTCAGCGCGCTGATGCAGGTGCGGTTCCCCGGGCGGCTCCTCGTGAGCGTGCTGTACAAGGTCCCACTTGTCGTTCCGAGCTTGGTCGCGGCGTTCCTGATCCTGAGCCTGATCGCCCCTGGCGGCATCCTCGCCCGCCTCGTCTTCCACTGGGGGTGGAACTGGCCGAAGTTCGTCTACGACCGGTGGGGTTGGGGGGTGATCCTCGTTCTCGTGTGGCACAATGTGCCATTCATGATGGTCATCATCTCGGCCGTCATGGCCGGGATCCCGCGGGACATCCTGGACGCCGCCAGCAACCTGGGCGCGTCGCCTTGGGCGGTGTTCCGTCACGTCACCGTTCCCCTGTCGCTGTCGGGGATCTCGGCCGCCGCGCTCCTGGTGTTCATCCAGGTATTCGGGGCGTTCGCGGTGCCGTCGCTCCTGGAGTCGGCGTACCCGCTCGCGCTACCGGTGATCATGCAGACAGAGATGATGGACCGCGCCAACTGGGCGCTCGCCTCCGCGCTCGGCTCGGTGCTCACGCTTGCCTCCGCGGTCATTTTGTTCCTGTATTATCGGCTGGTGCAGGGTCGCGGTGGGATCGTCCGATGACCCGGACGAGGGCTTTTCCCTCTCGGGCCTTCCCGTGGTTGTTGACCGGGCTGTTCTTCGGCTTGGCGCTGATCGGCCTGATCGTCCCGCTGATCGTCGGGGCCCTCTGGTCGCTCGTGAACCCACGCGCGGGATGGTTCCCGCCGAACCTGGTGCCACCCAGCCTCTCGCTCGCGAACTGGCGGGCGATGTTCTCCGTGCCGGAGATCGGGGACGCCGCCGTCGCGAGCTTCACGATCGCCCCGATCGTCACCGTTCTCTGTGCGGTGCTGGCCCTGCCGACCGGCTATGCGCTCGGCCGCCGGCCGGTTCCGTTCCGGCGGGCGATCGAGTTCCTGGTCCTCGCCCCGATTATCATGCCGGGGATCGTCATCGCGACCGGCTTGGGCTCGATGTTTATCCGTGTCGGCCTGGAGCACACCATGCTGGGGGTGATTCTGGTCCAGACCGTTGTCGTGCTGCCGTTCATGATCCGGATCGTGACGGCGACGTTCGAGGCCGTGCCTCAGGACCTGATCGATGCGGCGACGAACTTGGGCGCCGGGTCGTTCAGCGTAGCGTGGCGCGTGTTGATCCCCCTCGTGGTGCCCGGCCTCTTTGCCGGCGGCGTGTTCACGTTCATTGGGAGCATGGAGGAGTTCGTCCTGACCTTCATCGTCGGGAGCCCCTACATCCGCACACTTCCGGTGCTGCTGTTCGCTTACCTGGGCGGTCGGTCACAAATCTTCACCTATGCCGCGGTCGTCACGTTTGTGCTCCTCATTCCCACAATCCTCCTTTTGTTTCTCGCCGAGCGGGCGCTGAAGCAGGAATATCTGGCCGCCGGACTCGGAAAAATGTGAGGTGAGTGATGCCGCTTGAGCTCCTGCGCAGCGCCCGGGGTTCGCCGCACGTGTCGGGTCACCGCGGCGCCTCCGCCAAGGCTCCCGAGAACACCCTGGCCGCACTCGACGCTGCGTGGCGCGCGGGGGCGACCCTCGCGGAAATTGACGTTCAGTTGACCCGGGACGGCCATGTCGTGCTCTTGCACGACCGTACCGTGAACCGGACGACGACGGGTCACGGCTACGTGAAGGACCTAGCCCTGCGGGAACTTCAGGCCCTCGACGCCGGGAGTTGGTTCGGGCCGGAGTTCCGCGGCGAGCGCGTCCCGACGTTGCGCGAGACCCTCGAATGGACGAGGGGAAAGCTTGCACTGCTCGTGGAGCTCAAGAACTTCCCGTTCCGGGAATTGCCGCTTGTCGAGCGGACGATCGACCTCATCGATGAGCTGCAGGCGGCAGAGGACGTCGTCCTCGGTGGGTTCGATCACCCGGTGCTCCGCGACATCAATCAGCGGCGCTCGAAGTGGCCGCTTGAGATGATGTACAACGGCCGTTTGGCGGATCCGGTGGCGGCGGCCCACGCGGCGGGGGCATCGCTCGTGTCGCTCGAGCCCGAATTCGTACTGCCCGAGGATATACGTCTGCTGCACGAGGGGGGAGTCGCGGTCCTGACCACGCTCGAGCGTCCCGGGGATGCCTCGATGCTCCTGTCGTGGGGGATCGATGCCCTCGAGTCCGCGGACCCTGCCATGGTGGTCGCGGCGATCCGCCAATCGGGGGTGACCTCCTGACGCCGGGTCGGCGGGCGCGCCCGAACCACTTCCTCGACGTGGCGATCGCGGCCGCTCGGGCAGGAGGCGTGACTCTCCGCGAACGCTACGGCCGTCCGGGCCGCATCACGATGAAACCGGGAGGGATGGGCCCGGTCTCCGAAGCCGACCTGGCGAGCGAGGCGGCAATTCTGGCCCTTCTTCGAGAGACCGGGGTGCCCGTTCTGTCCGAAGAAGCCGGGGGCCCCGAGACGGGGCGACGATGGATTGTGGATCCGCTCGACGGCACGAGCAACTTCATCCGCCACCTGCCGTGGTTCGGCGTGGGCGTGGCGCTGGCAACGGACGATACCGTGGAGCTGGGTGTCGTGTTCGTGCCGATCACGGGCGAACTGTTCTCGGCAGCGCGCGGGGGCGGGGCGACGCTCAACGGGGAGCCGGTTCGGGTCTCCGAGACGGCGTCGCTGGCGGCAACTTGCATCGTGACCTCAATCGATCACGGCGTGTGTGCCGTGCCAACCCGCATCCGGCGTTTCGCTAGGGTCGCCGCCCAGGTCGCCGAAATGCGGAGCCCGAATGCGGCGCTGTTGGATCTTGCCTACGTCGCCGCCGGCCGGACGGACGGATTTTGGGAGGACGGTCTCAGTCCCTGGGATTTCGCGGCCGGCAGCCTCCTCGTGCAGGAAGCCGGCGGTGCGGTCTCCGGTTTGGACGGCGCACCGCTCAGGTTGGACCCCCAGGGGGTCGTGGCCACGAACGGCCGATTCCACGACGTGCTGGTCGCGGCGCTCAAGGGGGGACACGCCGGCACCGAGGGCGGGCCCGATGGCACTTGAATTCCCCTCTCGGTCCGTCTTTGAGCCGCCCAGTTACCCCAACGTGTGGTTCTACATGCATGAGGCGCTTGCCCCCTCGCAGGCGGGCGCTGTGTCGTTCGTGACCGGCTGGCTACACGAGCAGTGCGGCATTACAAACGACTTCGGCCACTACAAACCTCCTGAAGCATCGGATTCCCAAGCCCGTCTCCACAGCGTTCAGCCTTGGCGGGACGCGGCGGACCCGGCGCACAATCACGCGCACGACCTGCACATCCGCTACTATTACATCGCGCTCCGACAGACTGGCCAGGAGCGTGCGAGGTTTCCGGGTCGCCCAGACGGCGGGCGTCAGTACTTCCGGTTTGCCGGCAGTGTCCACTATGAAGTAGAAGACGAGCACCCGCTCCACCCTGACATGGATGAGTGTCCGTACTGCGGTCGGACGGGGATGTACGCGGATGCGGCCGACCTGTTTGCCGGGGTGCACGAGCCGCTGGGGTTGGAGTTGCTGCTGTACGGCACGATCCGGGGGGAGCGGATCGTGCGGGCCGACGGTCGCCCCGCGGTCGGCCTGGCCGCGCTTGATGAAAGTCACTCGGTCGAAATACATCGCCTGCGCCCGGTCCGGCCCGATATGAACATCGTCGACCTGGGAGTGGTGGTAATCGACCCGAAGCCGGTCACCCCGCAAGCATACCACG
This genomic stretch from bacterium harbors:
- a CDS encoding glycerophosphodiester phosphodiesterase family protein; amino-acid sequence: MPLELLRSARGSPHVSGHRGASAKAPENTLAALDAAWRAGATLAEIDVQLTRDGHVVLLHDRTVNRTTTGHGYVKDLALRELQALDAGSWFGPEFRGERVPTLRETLEWTRGKLALLVELKNFPFRELPLVERTIDLIDELQAAEDVVLGGFDHPVLRDINQRRSKWPLEMMYNGRLADPVAAAHAAGASLVSLEPEFVLPEDIRLLHEGGVAVLTTLERPGDASMLLSWGIDALESADPAMVVAAIRQSGVTS
- a CDS encoding inositol monophosphatase family protein, coding for MAIAAARAGGVTLRERYGRPGRITMKPGGMGPVSEADLASEAAILALLRETGVPVLSEEAGGPETGRRWIVDPLDGTSNFIRHLPWFGVGVALATDDTVELGVVFVPITGELFSAARGGGATLNGEPVRVSETASLAATCIVTSIDHGVCAVPTRIRRFARVAAQVAEMRSPNAALLDLAYVAAGRTDGFWEDGLSPWDFAAGSLLVQEAGGAVSGLDGAPLRLDPQGVVATNGRFHDVLVAALKGGHAGTEGGPDGT